Proteins encoded within one genomic window of Geotalea daltonii FRC-32:
- a CDS encoding penicillin-binding protein 1A: MELYKGQTNPGRRIKKSSGNNIFRAALISGGVIAFLAFLSFMGYFFFLLGTLPKVDRLADYRPPIVSQVFGADGSLVGEFYLERRTVVPVDKVPKKLIQAFVAAEDANFYQHKGIDYLGIVRAAFKNLISMRKKEGASTITQQVAKSMLLTPEKKYSRKLKEAILAKRMEERLSKDEILYIYLNQIYLGAGSYGVQLAAETYFAKNVENLNLAEMAMLAGLPKAPNTYSPIKHLEKAKERQSYVLERMVKEGYITQAEADHAKNTPVLIRSLKKVNSEQSAYFLEQVRIQLEEKYGEDRLYKEGLKIYTTMNAEMQKAAYEGVVNGLKAVDKRQGFRGPIKYLSEAEIGDFCKHVEDSIDLPSLKEGATYQGVVTAVNPGKSEVTVRVGDRTGILNRKNMAWAGKLNLLATYGKPERKGKTLNPGSVIEVSVVTPDVNKNGTIFALDQEPEAQAALIAMDPQTGGVRAMIGGYDFKKSQFNRAMQAKRNPGSAFKPIIYAAAIDKGMSPATLIDDSPAEYESGKEQAWKPKNYDNIYRGPVTMREALTNSINVVSVKILESIGVNTAIEYGKKLGISSPLAANLTLALGSSSLTPMELTSAYAVFASGGFRVTPYFVTKVVDREGNILEETSPPPLPVFSSTTSALNLAMQDVKNNNSAASSPTAVPVISPETAYIMTNLMQSVVTSGTGQRARALGRPVAGKTGTTNDMKDAWFIGYVPQLVAGVWVGYDQERSLGAGGSGGQAAAPIWTEFMQRGLAGVSVTNFPVPGNVTFALINPRTGRLAREGSEGSVTECFIPGTEPTSYDGDATNAGDEIN; this comes from the coding sequence ATGGAGCTTTACAAGGGCCAGACGAATCCTGGCCGCAGAATCAAAAAAAGCAGCGGCAACAACATTTTCAGGGCCGCCCTCATTTCAGGCGGTGTCATTGCTTTCCTGGCCTTCCTCTCTTTCATGGGCTACTTCTTCTTTCTTTTAGGCACCCTGCCCAAAGTAGATCGATTGGCCGATTATCGTCCCCCCATTGTTTCCCAGGTCTTCGGCGCCGATGGCAGCCTTGTCGGCGAATTCTACCTGGAGCGCAGGACCGTGGTCCCGGTTGACAAGGTGCCGAAAAAATTGATTCAGGCCTTTGTTGCCGCGGAAGACGCAAACTTTTACCAGCACAAGGGGATCGATTATCTGGGTATAGTACGTGCCGCCTTCAAGAATTTGATTTCCATGCGCAAAAAGGAAGGTGCTTCCACCATCACCCAGCAGGTTGCCAAATCGATGCTTTTGACGCCGGAGAAAAAATATTCCCGCAAACTCAAGGAAGCAATTCTGGCCAAGCGCATGGAAGAGCGGCTGTCCAAAGATGAGATCCTCTATATCTATCTCAACCAGATATATCTCGGCGCCGGCTCTTACGGGGTTCAGCTGGCAGCTGAAACCTATTTCGCCAAGAACGTCGAGAACCTGAACCTGGCTGAAATGGCCATGCTGGCTGGGCTGCCCAAAGCCCCCAACACCTATTCGCCCATCAAGCACCTGGAAAAAGCAAAGGAGCGGCAGAGCTACGTACTTGAGCGAATGGTCAAGGAGGGCTACATAACCCAGGCGGAGGCCGATCACGCCAAGAACACACCGGTCCTCATCCGATCCCTGAAAAAGGTGAACAGCGAGCAATCGGCCTATTTCCTGGAACAGGTGCGTATCCAGCTGGAAGAAAAATATGGAGAGGACCGGTTGTATAAGGAAGGTCTGAAAATCTATACGACCATGAATGCGGAGATGCAGAAGGCGGCCTATGAAGGTGTAGTCAACGGACTCAAGGCAGTTGACAAAAGGCAAGGGTTTCGCGGCCCCATCAAATACCTTTCTGAAGCTGAAATTGGTGATTTCTGCAAACATGTGGAAGACAGTATTGATTTACCCTCCCTAAAAGAGGGGGCTACCTATCAGGGGGTAGTTACGGCCGTCAATCCGGGGAAAAGTGAGGTAACCGTCAGAGTTGGTGACCGCACCGGTATTCTCAACCGTAAAAACATGGCCTGGGCAGGCAAGCTCAATCTGCTGGCGACCTACGGCAAACCCGAGCGCAAGGGAAAGACTCTTAATCCCGGAAGCGTCATCGAGGTATCAGTTGTCACGCCTGACGTGAATAAAAATGGCACCATCTTTGCCCTTGATCAGGAGCCGGAAGCCCAGGCGGCACTTATCGCCATGGACCCCCAGACCGGCGGAGTGCGGGCCATGATAGGAGGATACGATTTCAAGAAAAGCCAGTTTAACCGGGCCATGCAGGCAAAGCGCAATCCCGGTTCCGCCTTCAAGCCGATCATCTATGCGGCTGCCATCGACAAGGGGATGAGCCCGGCAACCCTCATCGACGACTCGCCTGCAGAATATGAGAGCGGAAAGGAGCAGGCATGGAAGCCTAAGAACTACGACAATATCTATCGCGGTCCGGTTACCATGCGCGAGGCGCTGACCAATTCCATCAATGTCGTCAGCGTCAAGATACTTGAATCCATCGGCGTCAACACGGCCATAGAATACGGCAAGAAACTGGGAATCAGCTCCCCCCTCGCCGCCAACCTGACTCTAGCCCTTGGTTCATCAAGTCTTACACCAATGGAACTCACCAGCGCCTATGCCGTATTTGCCTCCGGAGGCTTCAGGGTCACCCCTTATTTTGTGACCAAGGTGGTCGATCGTGAAGGAAACATCCTGGAAGAAACTTCACCTCCCCCACTGCCCGTCTTCTCATCAACGACCTCTGCCTTAAACCTGGCCATGCAGGACGTTAAAAATAACAACTCTGCCGCCAGCAGCCCGACGGCAGTCCCGGTTATTTCTCCCGAAACCGCCTACATTATGACCAACCTCATGCAAAGTGTCGTAACCAGCGGTACCGGTCAAAGGGCAAGGGCACTTGGCCGACCGGTGGCAGGCAAAACCGGGACGACCAATGACATGAAGGACGCCTGGTTTATAGGCTATGTGCCGCAGTTGGTAGCCGGTGTGTGGGTTGGCTATGATCAGGAACGGTCCCTGGGCGCCGGCGGCTCAGGCGGCCAGGCAGCAGCCCCCATCTGGACAGAGTTCATGCAGCGTGGTCTGGCTGGAGTATCGGTTACTAATTTTCCTGTTCCCGGCAACGTCACCTTTGCCCTGATCAATCCGCGCACCGGACGATTGGCCAGGGAAGGAAGCGAAGGTAGTGTAACCGAGTGCTTTATTCCCGGAACAGAGCCAACATCATATGATGGAGATGCCACTAACGCAGGCGATGAAATTAATTAA
- a CDS encoding DUF3187 family protein, with product MKKNRLLPVLAFGCLVFLGADEAPAVEITPFYTQNQSPLVQIFGLPAAGNAVIAASGRAEVTIAQDMASNYAKSIDVATREGILLDGESERTTVALRYGAAQGVEVGLDVPLIGHGGGISDGFIEGWHDFFGLPQGGRKEAPRNRLLYSYEKDGVERLRVDDSSFGIGDVRLSAAYQIYGNGPGAATLRTSLKIPTGSSAKLHGSGSTDLAIWITGSRDNALEKWGHWTIFGAAGGMAMTDGKVLKEQQNNLVGFGTIGIGWSPADVIAFKTQLSAHTPFYGDSSLPELGDSAVQLIMGGTIAFSPTTFLDIGVSEDLAVYTSPDVALHLALTRRF from the coding sequence ATGAAAAAAAATCGCCTGCTCCCTGTGCTTGCCTTTGGTTGTCTTGTCTTTTTGGGGGCGGATGAGGCCCCAGCTGTCGAAATAACTCCCTTCTACACCCAGAATCAAAGCCCCTTGGTACAGATATTTGGCCTTCCTGCCGCAGGGAATGCCGTTATTGCTGCTTCCGGTCGTGCCGAAGTGACCATTGCCCAAGACATGGCCTCCAATTATGCCAAGTCCATAGATGTGGCGACCCGAGAAGGAATACTCCTTGATGGAGAGAGTGAACGGACAACTGTTGCCCTACGCTACGGAGCGGCACAGGGGGTGGAGGTGGGGCTGGATGTGCCGCTGATCGGCCATGGGGGCGGCATTTCCGACGGTTTCATCGAGGGGTGGCACGATTTCTTCGGTCTTCCCCAAGGGGGACGCAAGGAGGCACCGCGTAACCGGCTTCTCTACAGCTATGAGAAGGACGGGGTGGAGCGGCTCAGGGTGGATGATTCCAGTTTCGGCATTGGCGACGTGCGGCTGTCGGCGGCATATCAGATCTATGGGAATGGCCCCGGCGCGGCGACGCTCCGCACCAGCCTGAAAATCCCCACTGGCAGCAGTGCCAAGCTTCACGGCAGCGGCAGCACCGATCTGGCCATCTGGATAACCGGCAGCCGCGATAATGCCTTGGAAAAATGGGGACACTGGACCATCTTCGGCGCTGCAGGGGGGATGGCCATGACCGATGGCAAGGTACTGAAGGAGCAGCAGAATAACCTGGTCGGTTTCGGTACGATCGGCATCGGCTGGAGTCCTGCCGATGTCATTGCTTTTAAAACCCAGCTTTCCGCCCACACTCCCTTCTATGGCGACAGCAGCCTTCCCGAGCTGGGGGACAGTGCAGTACAGCTGATCATGGGGGGGACCATCGCCTTTTCCCCCACGACCTTCCTCGATATCGGCGTTTCCGAAGACTTGGCGGTCTATACCTCCCCTGATGTGGCCCTCCATCTGGCCCTTACCAGGAGATTTTAA
- the pyk gene encoding pyruvate kinase, which produces MKTTFRKTKIIATLGPSSSSEKMITRLMDAGVDVFRLNFSHGSQQEKRALITTIRALSDRKKVAIAILADLQGPKIRTGRMADGAIRLVKGEKLDITTDEVLGRPGLISTIYKALPHDVKPGSKILLDDGMIELKVVSISGNVVHCNIVEGGMLKDLKGINLPGVAVSAPSLSDKDRADLEFCLEMGVDFVALSFVRQASDVEGIKEIIRGKGLNTPVVAKIEKPEALRNFNSILAVTDAVMVARGDLGVELSAERVPLVQKSIIRACNEVGKPVITATQMLESMIVHARPTRAETSDVANAILDGTDAVMLSGETASGAYPIEAVRTMAKIALDIEHAELWRIPAIKQVHSDNVPEAVAEASCHAASTLKAKALVVFTQSGNTAALISKFRPQLPIIAFTPFPEIQRRLALYWGVKSYPVGSVGGTRQQIKVGEETLMTTGFRKGDLVVVSMGVPLEAKGSTNLMKVHRLGTEGYYEIF; this is translated from the coding sequence TTGAAAACAACTTTCCGCAAGACCAAGATAATTGCCACTCTGGGGCCAAGCAGTTCTTCTGAAAAGATGATAACCCGCCTCATGGATGCTGGTGTCGATGTTTTCCGTCTCAACTTTTCCCATGGCTCCCAGCAAGAAAAAAGAGCTCTCATCACCACCATCCGGGCTCTTTCGGACAGGAAAAAGGTGGCAATCGCCATTCTTGCCGATCTCCAGGGGCCGAAGATCAGGACCGGCCGCATGGCCGATGGGGCCATTCGCCTGGTGAAGGGTGAAAAACTGGATATTACCACCGATGAAGTGCTCGGCCGTCCCGGACTGATATCCACCATCTACAAGGCCTTACCCCATGATGTGAAACCGGGATCGAAAATACTGCTTGATGACGGCATGATTGAACTGAAGGTTGTTTCAATCTCCGGTAACGTCGTTCACTGTAATATTGTCGAAGGAGGGATGCTGAAAGATCTCAAGGGTATCAACCTTCCCGGGGTGGCAGTTTCTGCGCCTTCACTTTCCGATAAGGACCGGGCGGACCTGGAATTCTGCCTTGAGATGGGGGTCGATTTTGTCGCCCTTTCCTTTGTCCGCCAGGCCTCGGATGTGGAGGGTATCAAGGAGATAATCCGTGGCAAGGGGCTCAATACGCCGGTGGTTGCCAAGATAGAAAAGCCTGAAGCCCTGCGCAACTTCAACAGCATCCTTGCCGTGACGGATGCTGTAATGGTTGCACGGGGGGACCTTGGTGTCGAACTGAGTGCAGAGCGGGTTCCCCTGGTGCAGAAAAGCATAATCCGCGCCTGTAATGAGGTGGGCAAGCCGGTAATTACAGCAACCCAGATGCTGGAATCAATGATTGTGCATGCCCGCCCCACCCGCGCTGAAACATCCGATGTGGCCAATGCCATTCTTGACGGGACCGATGCCGTCATGCTTTCCGGAGAGACTGCTTCCGGTGCTTATCCCATCGAGGCGGTGCGGACCATGGCCAAAATCGCGCTGGATATCGAACACGCTGAACTATGGCGTATTCCGGCCATAAAACAGGTACATAGCGATAACGTTCCCGAGGCCGTCGCCGAAGCCTCCTGTCACGCCGCATCGACACTGAAGGCCAAGGCTTTGGTTGTTTTCACCCAATCTGGAAACACTGCCGCCCTCATCTCAAAGTTCCGTCCGCAACTGCCCATTATCGCCTTTACACCATTTCCGGAAATCCAGCGCCGGCTTGCCCTCTATTGGGGGGTTAAAAGCTACCCTGTGGGCTCTGTGGGAGGCACCAGGCAGCAGATAAAGGTCGGCGAGGAAACACTGATGACCACAGGCTTCAGGAAAGGTGACCTGGTCGTTGTCTCCATGGGAGTGCCTTTAGAAGCAAAAGGCTCTACCAATCTGATGAAGGTCCACAGGTTGGGCACTGAAGGCTACTATGAGATTTTTTGA
- a CDS encoding peptide chain release factor 3: MKKHFEKEIDSRRTFAIISHPDAGKTTITEKLLLFGGAIQQAGEVRARKAARHATSDWMEMEKQRGISVTSSVMKFTYRDYEINLLDTPGHNDFSEDTYRTLTAVDSVLMVIDSVKGVESQTKKLLEVCRLRHTPIMTFINKLDREGREPLDLLDDIESTLNIQCAPMTWPVGMGKRFRGTYHLYSKELTFFDPEADRGTGQTITVKGLDDPLLDELLGSQVEELRNDVELLEGAAHPFEQEAYLAGLQTPVFFGSAINTFGVQQLLDTFIEHAPPPQPRETETREVFPYEEAFSGFTFKIQANMDPAHRDRIAFFRICSGKFTRGMKVRHIRLGREVQIANATIFMAQDRTNVDEAYPGDIIGIHNHGTIKIGDTFTQGEDLKYTGIPNFAPEHFRKVRLLDPMKSKALEKGLVQLAEEGTTQVFRPLMGSDWIVGAVGLLQFDVVMHRLEHEYKVKATYEPVSYVTARWVTGEKKKMDEFEKKEAMSLYRDGEGNLAYLAGSQWRLDNTMENWKDIQFHATREHS, translated from the coding sequence ATGAAGAAGCATTTTGAGAAGGAAATTGACAGCAGGCGCACTTTCGCCATCATCAGCCATCCCGATGCTGGAAAGACGACCATAACGGAAAAGCTGCTGCTTTTCGGGGGCGCCATCCAGCAGGCAGGGGAAGTCCGGGCGCGAAAGGCCGCACGCCATGCCACATCGGACTGGATGGAGATGGAGAAACAGCGCGGCATTTCGGTCACTTCGTCGGTGATGAAGTTCACCTACCGGGATTACGAGATCAATCTTCTCGATACCCCAGGTCATAACGATTTCTCCGAAGATACCTACCGGACCCTTACTGCCGTAGACTCAGTACTAATGGTGATCGACTCGGTAAAAGGGGTGGAAAGCCAGACGAAGAAGCTTTTGGAAGTATGCCGGTTGCGACATACGCCGATCATGACCTTTATCAACAAGCTGGACCGTGAGGGACGCGAACCCCTTGACCTTCTTGACGACATCGAGAGCACCCTCAACATACAATGTGCGCCCATGACCTGGCCGGTGGGGATGGGCAAAAGATTTCGCGGCACCTACCACCTCTACAGCAAAGAACTGACCTTTTTCGATCCCGAGGCTGACCGGGGTACTGGCCAGACCATTACCGTGAAGGGGCTGGACGACCCTCTTCTGGATGAGCTGCTTGGCTCGCAGGTGGAAGAGCTGCGCAACGATGTGGAACTTCTGGAAGGTGCAGCCCATCCCTTTGAGCAGGAGGCATATCTGGCCGGGCTGCAGACGCCCGTCTTTTTCGGCAGTGCCATCAACACGTTTGGTGTTCAACAGCTCCTGGATACTTTCATCGAGCACGCGCCGCCACCGCAGCCGCGGGAAACGGAAACGAGAGAGGTCTTCCCCTACGAAGAGGCATTTTCCGGCTTTACTTTCAAGATCCAGGCAAACATGGACCCGGCTCACCGGGACCGCATCGCTTTTTTCCGCATCTGTTCCGGGAAATTCACCCGGGGCATGAAGGTCAGGCACATCCGCCTCGGCCGCGAGGTGCAGATTGCCAATGCCACGATCTTCATGGCCCAGGATCGCACCAATGTGGATGAGGCATATCCCGGCGATATCATCGGCATTCATAACCATGGCACCATCAAGATCGGGGATACCTTTACCCAAGGGGAGGACCTTAAATATACCGGTATTCCCAATTTCGCCCCCGAACACTTCCGCAAGGTGCGCCTGCTTGACCCGATGAAATCGAAGGCTCTGGAAAAAGGGCTGGTGCAACTGGCGGAAGAAGGAACTACGCAGGTGTTTCGCCCCTTGATGGGAAGCGACTGGATTGTCGGCGCTGTGGGTTTGCTGCAGTTCGACGTGGTTATGCATCGGCTGGAGCATGAATACAAGGTCAAGGCCACCTATGAGCCGGTTTCCTATGTAACTGCCCGCTGGGTGACAGGGGAAAAGAAGAAAATGGACGAATTTGAAAAGAAAGAAGCCATGAGTCTTTACCGGGACGGGGAGGGGAATCTGGCCTACTTGGCGGGGAGCCAGTGGCGGCTGGACAACACCATGGAAAACTGGAAAGATATCCAATTCCATGCAACCCGTGAGCATAGCTGA
- a CDS encoding HU family DNA-binding protein: MTKAELVEAVAKSASLTKGAAEKAVGAFISTVSGALKKGDRVTLVGFGSFEVASRKARTGRNPQTGKEIKIAAAKVPKFRPGKALKDAVASKKK, encoded by the coding sequence ATGACTAAAGCAGAACTCGTTGAGGCAGTAGCAAAATCCGCAAGCCTGACCAAGGGTGCAGCTGAAAAAGCAGTCGGCGCTTTCATCTCGACTGTTAGCGGCGCGCTGAAAAAAGGCGACAGGGTTACTCTGGTAGGCTTCGGCAGCTTCGAAGTTGCAAGCAGAAAAGCCCGCACCGGTAGAAACCCACAGACTGGCAAGGAGATCAAAATTGCTGCTGCCAAGGTTCCCAAATTCCGTCCTGGCAAAGCTCTTAAGGATGCAGTTGCTTCCAAAAAGAAGTAA
- a CDS encoding DMT family transporter, with the protein MNEFSVKLDSETRRATPWLILTTFLWGGSFVFNKIGFREIPPVTFLFLRFLLAAVMMALVCLPRLKKINRDIVRRGAMVGIALTAANLSFVIGVSGTSATRAGFLNNLFVLVVPLLCYLIWRDKVDRLTFAGLCLAVSGIIALAAGGGFSRGDIFSTICALFIALHIISVSKVLRSNDDVYLITLFQFITVTILGGLLVLILPQPEFHMGPVSAGALFYCALFPTVICFTVQNTFQRFTTPTRASLIYTLDPVWSMLGGFALLGERLGVWEALGCVLIFSSVVMPLTVKLVAERRALRLYLNQERQTEEAEASGS; encoded by the coding sequence ATGAATGAATTCAGCGTAAAATTGGATAGTGAAACCCGCCGGGCTACGCCATGGCTGATTCTCACCACCTTCCTCTGGGGTGGCAGCTTTGTCTTCAACAAGATCGGCTTCAGGGAAATCCCCCCCGTCACCTTTCTGTTCCTTCGTTTTCTGTTGGCTGCGGTTATGATGGCCCTGGTCTGCCTTCCCAGGCTCAAGAAGATCAACCGCGACATTGTCAGGCGAGGAGCCATGGTGGGGATAGCCCTTACTGCCGCAAATCTCTCCTTTGTCATCGGAGTCAGCGGCACCAGCGCCACCAGAGCCGGTTTTCTCAACAATCTGTTCGTACTTGTGGTACCGCTTTTATGTTACCTCATCTGGCGTGACAAGGTTGACCGGCTGACCTTTGCCGGCCTCTGCCTGGCCGTATCCGGCATAATTGCCCTCGCTGCCGGCGGCGGCTTCAGCAGGGGAGATATCTTCTCCACAATCTGCGCCCTTTTCATCGCCCTTCACATCATTTCCGTGTCCAAGGTCCTCCGCAGCAATGACGACGTCTACCTCATCACCCTGTTCCAATTTATCACCGTCACCATACTCGGCGGCTTGCTGGTTCTGATCCTCCCACAGCCTGAGTTTCACATGGGGCCCGTGTCCGCCGGTGCATTGTTTTACTGTGCGCTATTTCCCACCGTCATTTGTTTTACCGTTCAGAATACCTTTCAGCGCTTCACCACACCCACCAGGGCCAGTCTTATTTATACGCTGGACCCGGTCTGGAGCATGCTGGGAGGGTTTGCGCTGCTCGGGGAGCGGTTGGGGGTGTGGGAAGCGCTGGGCTGTGTCCTTATTTTCAGCTCGGTGGTGATGCCCCTGACGGTCAAGCTGGTGGCGGAACGGCGGGCGCTGCGGCTCTATCTGAATCAGGAGCGGCAGACGGAAGAAGCTGAAGCGTCCGGCAGTTAA
- a CDS encoding NADH:flavin oxidoreductase: protein MRKLFDEMRINRLVLNNRFVRSATWEGMCEEDGRPTARLAAYYANLARGGAGLIITGYAFISPDGKQLPGQMGIHDDSFAPPMRDLTAAVHGAGGKICLQMVHAGGQTSAKVIGTRPVAPSTLQTPQFPEEPAELSLQEIGKMVRLFGDAAARAKECDFDAVQLHAAHGYLINQFLSPLTNRRNDAYGGSIENRCRFLLECYASVRKGVGNEFPVLVKLNGDDNLPGGLTLEDALFAARALDQEGIDAIEVSGGTPASGDLAPVRQGISTREQEAYNLPMAYRIKEAVSCPVMVVGGLRSFEIIEGIVRRGEADYISMSRPFIREPELVRRWEKGDEARATCISCNGCFKPGLKEGQIYCVVNKIERENKGMSL, encoded by the coding sequence ATGAGAAAGCTTTTTGACGAGATGCGGATAAACCGCCTGGTGCTGAACAATCGTTTTGTCCGCTCCGCCACCTGGGAAGGAATGTGTGAGGAGGACGGGCGTCCTACGGCAAGGTTAGCCGCCTATTATGCCAATCTTGCCAGAGGAGGAGCAGGACTCATCATCACCGGTTATGCTTTCATAAGCCCTGATGGCAAGCAACTTCCCGGTCAGATGGGTATTCATGACGACTCTTTCGCCCCGCCCATGCGTGATCTGACTGCAGCGGTCCATGGCGCCGGCGGGAAAATCTGTCTGCAGATGGTCCATGCCGGAGGGCAGACCTCTGCCAAGGTCATCGGCACCAGACCTGTGGCCCCATCGACGCTACAGACCCCCCAGTTCCCGGAAGAGCCTGCAGAGCTTTCCTTGCAGGAGATAGGAAAAATGGTCCGGCTTTTTGGCGATGCCGCCGCAAGAGCCAAGGAGTGTGATTTCGACGCAGTTCAGCTGCATGCGGCCCATGGGTATCTGATCAACCAGTTCCTCTCCCCCCTTACCAACCGGAGAAATGATGCCTATGGGGGATCCATCGAGAACCGCTGCCGCTTCCTCCTTGAATGTTATGCCAGTGTGCGTAAAGGGGTGGGTAATGAATTTCCGGTGCTGGTCAAGCTCAATGGCGACGATAACCTTCCCGGGGGGTTGACTCTTGAAGATGCGCTCTTTGCTGCCCGCGCTCTTGATCAGGAGGGAATTGACGCCATAGAGGTGAGCGGCGGCACTCCTGCTTCGGGAGATTTGGCCCCTGTTCGGCAGGGCATTTCCACACGCGAGCAGGAGGCCTACAACCTGCCAATGGCTTACCGGATTAAGGAAGCAGTCTCCTGCCCGGTCATGGTCGTAGGTGGGCTCCGATCCTTCGAGATCATTGAGGGAATTGTCCGCCGCGGTGAAGCTGACTACATCTCCATGTCGCGCCCGTTTATCCGTGAACCTGAGCTGGTAAGGCGATGGGAGAAGGGTGACGAAGCCAGGGCAACCTGTATTTCATGTAACGGCTGCTTCAAGCCCGGCTTGAAAGAAGGGCAGATTTATTGTGTTGTGAATAAAATCGAAAGGGAAAACAAGGGAATGTCGTTATAA
- the traF gene encoding conjugal transfer protein TraF produces MKRIWLSTCTLAVIMSGTSLAAEFQPMGTLGIGGAGVARTFDSHAPYWNPAGLAFNDKSFSSRVDASVGLKVNEGLADNVDRLSELDFDTFSKYNAGSATAQTVTDTIKALSILGDIEEKKGTLAVNGNAVVGFQIKHFAFGAFGTFEGFAQPVPDTTNILPNAGTTTAAITPNDLATPVAGSAASNIFFSQQQRTDIQMALTTNNQFTPAQAQDIINAADAQLAGSGISNQAATSSLITMGQTLANPGTKTLDNNTSSVLTKSLAYIEFPLSYGHAVPLGAFGTLGIGATAKILTGRVYQSQTYLLKSGTNVESSDIVSDMTDNFKDSTALGVDLGALWRPKDWVSVGIVAKHLNSPKFDAPDLKDKNGNVVPGSGGNVKLKPQVRMGVSIDPLTWLTLAADVDLTDNETVLSSDNYKSRNIGGGFEWHYFSWFKLRGGMYSNIAEKGIGPTATAGLTFGTKWINLDIDGAYGLDTAEYKDKSYPQEARVQTQINFLF; encoded by the coding sequence ATGAAAAGAATCTGGCTTAGCACCTGCACATTGGCCGTAATCATGTCAGGCACGTCGTTGGCCGCTGAATTTCAGCCTATGGGGACTTTGGGTATTGGTGGTGCCGGGGTTGCCCGGACCTTCGATTCCCATGCGCCTTACTGGAACCCGGCAGGACTTGCTTTCAATGATAAGTCCTTTTCCAGTAGAGTCGACGCGAGTGTCGGGCTGAAGGTGAATGAAGGTTTGGCTGACAATGTGGACAGGCTCAGCGAGCTCGACTTCGACACCTTCAGCAAGTACAATGCTGGCTCTGCCACCGCCCAGACGGTGACGGACACCATCAAGGCTCTTTCCATCCTTGGCGACATAGAGGAAAAAAAGGGCACACTGGCAGTAAACGGCAATGCAGTGGTCGGTTTTCAGATCAAACATTTTGCCTTCGGCGCCTTCGGCACTTTTGAGGGATTTGCCCAACCTGTGCCGGATACCACCAACATACTGCCGAACGCAGGGACCACCACAGCAGCAATCACCCCTAATGATCTGGCGACGCCGGTCGCCGGCAGTGCTGCATCGAACATCTTTTTCAGCCAGCAGCAGAGAACGGATATCCAGATGGCGCTGACTACCAACAATCAATTTACCCCAGCCCAGGCCCAGGACATAATCAATGCTGCCGATGCCCAGTTGGCCGGTTCGGGTATTTCCAACCAGGCTGCAACCAGCAGCTTGATAACCATGGGACAAACTCTTGCCAATCCTGGGACAAAGACCTTGGACAACAATACTTCTTCTGTTTTGACCAAGAGCCTTGCCTATATAGAGTTTCCGCTATCATACGGGCATGCCGTTCCTTTAGGCGCATTCGGCACCCTTGGCATCGGTGCTACGGCCAAGATCCTGACCGGTCGTGTCTACCAATCCCAAACCTACTTACTCAAAAGTGGTACAAACGTTGAATCCAGCGACATTGTCAGCGACATGACTGATAATTTCAAGGATTCCACTGCCCTGGGCGTTGATCTTGGTGCGCTTTGGCGTCCTAAGGATTGGGTCAGTGTGGGTATAGTCGCCAAGCATCTGAATTCCCCGAAATTCGACGCCCCCGATCTGAAAGACAAAAACGGAAATGTCGTGCCGGGAAGTGGCGGCAACGTGAAACTGAAGCCTCAGGTCAGGATGGGGGTATCCATCGATCCTTTGACTTGGCTCACGCTGGCAGCTGACGTGGACCTGACCGACAATGAAACGGTGCTGTCTTCCGACAACTATAAAAGTCGCAACATAGGTGGTGGTTTTGAGTGGCACTATTTCTCATGGTTCAAGCTGCGCGGCGGCATGTACAGCAATATTGCCGAAAAGGGAATCGGCCCGACCGCCACGGCAGGCCTTACCTTCGGCACCAAATGGATAAATCTTGACATCGATGGAGCCTATGGTTTAGATACAGCTGAATATAAGGACAAATCCTATCCCCAGGAAGCACGTGTCCAGACTCAGATCAATTTCCTCTTTTAA